A genomic region of Plasmodium malariae genome assembly, chromosome: 14 contains the following coding sequences:
- the PmUG01_14055500 gene encoding conserved Plasmodium protein, unknown function, with translation MPLNVVIPSEPKDPTLIYKYNKKEVYSGELEGILILCFLAIFLGVIFKVIEVIFVVIFVLISIYLTARNGELNLVSILPMIIMIVMTLGMSWVQQKSFNKKQTSKFEL, from the exons ATGCCTTTAAATGTGGTAATACCATCTg AACCAAAAGACCCTACGctgatatataaatacaacaAAAAAGAGGTATACTCAGGTGAACTTGAAGGAatacttattttatgttttttagcAATTTTCCTTGGAGTAATTTTTAAG gTGATTGAAGTTATCTTTGTAGTTATTTTTGTGTTAATTTCCATATACTTAACAGCAAGAAATGGAGAATTAAACCTTGTTTCAATATTACCTATGATTAT aaTGATCGTGATGACATTAGGAATGTCGTGGGTTCAACAAAAGAgctttaataaaaagcaaaCGAGTAAATTTGAATTATAA
- the PmUG01_14055600 gene encoding conserved Plasmodium protein, unknown function, which translates to MPCINEGEPITPRIKFKTIEKFRDQKYISEQAYLVPENNGCAVYLSYELNRTLENVFNKYSTSGYMGVNGFIKMCYDYNLLPKYKNKDTLYYIFKSSKSSSSRNIEYKHFFQILQRLSAYLFRKLIMTEQEKLNVLIKHLTSLKNIRENVNHQKYNVGVQVSVKKESRGNNTVCDMVDECCGTVIETKSVGTLSHLTGIKDDISIGMDKKNNKLDINKDNINSFTLQSEKSEKLEIKERINEIEKKYSDTEDINKKLKEEIYNALKIIEEKNVEIEDINKNKSVQLEIEKEKVSELKNEIQKLQNEKHDFNLKVTERNSLLESKKSKHLTKGLLILPGEEEAELMKVFSIYSKYCGEIVEYVMSKTLCANFLATYYLLKKDEKNRTNGNIDIRTSEKLFNEVLYKKAILEKTDESGDVLTYFYFKLFLSAVGNYLYPELTERESFLEIVLNYVLFLKKNEDFIRWKEENTKVKTNNNKMIVACSNELTMFEDDIVGGYTSSEKSVTCNSVNKKGKIKLDMITTEKRRSGISKSGYSNSDNNNENLIVEKLQIGSFITDQSFEFIESSETKKKSKKLKEKKTKNKMEKINYNNNNNGNNSKYNYDINCLKKEGEHKGIGGYASFNENYKSIESYRSNDFHFSSRNEYRIKPLKLNHNFLTTPKKVHRNSTTANTKKNKIFQNFFPLYDIEGELWQMKSEKTKKFVPHFGNE; encoded by the exons atgcccTGCATAAATGAAGGAGAACCAATAACACCACGAATCAAATTTAAAACAATTGAAAAATTTAGagatcaaaaatatatttcagaACAAGCTTATTTAGTACCTGAAAACAATGGATGTGCTGTTTATTTAAGTTATGAATTAAATAGAACACTggaaaatgtttttaacaaatattcAACCAGTGGGTATATGGGGGTTAATGGATTTATTAAAATG TGTTATGACTACAACTTACTGcctaaatataaaaacaaagatacattatattacatatttaaatcATCAAAATCTTCAAGCTCAAGAAATATAG aatataagcatttttttcaaatactCCAAAGGTTGAGCGCGTATTTATTTCGCAAATTAATTATGACAGAACAGGAAAAG CTCAATGTTCTAATTAAACATTTAacttctttaaaaaatataagagaGAATGTTAATCATCAAAAGTACAATGTGGGAGTGCAAGTGTCAGTGAAAAAAGAGAGTAGAGGTAACAACACAGTTTGTGATATGGTAGATGAATGTTGCGGTACTGTTATAGAAACAAAAAGTGTAGGAACTCTTTCCCACCTTACAGGAATAAAAGATGATATAAGTATTGGGATggataagaaaaataataagctAGATATAAACAAGGATAATATTAACTCGTTTACATTACAATCAGAAAAATcagaaaaattagaaataaaagaaagaattaatgaaatagaaaaaaaatactctGATACAGAAgacattaataaaaaattaaaggaggaaatatataatgccttaaaaattatagaagaaaaaaatgtagaaattgaagatattaacaaaaataaatcagTACAATTagaaattgaaaaagaaaaagtgagtgagttaaaaaatgaaatacaaaaattacaaaatgaaaagcATGATTTTAATTTGAAGGTGACAGAAAGAAATTCCCTTTTGGAGAGTAAAAAGAGCAAGCACTTAACTAAGG GATTACTTATTTTGCCGGGTGAAGAAGAGGCAGAGTTAATGAAAGTTTTTTCCATATACAGCAAATATTGCGGAGa aaTTGTAGAGTACGTAATGAGCAAAACACTGTGTGCTAATTTTTTAGCtacatattatttactaaaaaaggatgaaaaaaatagaaccAATGGGAACATAGATATAAGGACTTcggaaaaattatttaatgaag TACTGTACAAAAAGGCAATCCTAGAGAAGACTGATGAAAGCGGCGACGTTCTGACATACTTTTACTTTAAGCtc tttctAAGTGCAGTAGGAAATTATTTGTACCCTGAGCTCACCGAAAGAGAAAGCTTTTTAGAAATTGTTCT GAACTATGTATTGTTTCTGAAAAAGAATGAAGATTTCATAAGGTGGAAGGaagaaaatacaaaagtGAAGaccaataataataaaatgattgtAGCATGTTCAAATGAGTTAACAATGTTTGAGGATGACATTGTAGGAGGATATACAAGCAGTGAGAAAAGTGTTACTTGTAACagtgtaaataaaaaagggaaaattaaGCTTGATATGATTACTACTGAAAAGCGGAGAAGTGGTATTAGCAAAAGTGGTTATAGCAATAGTGATAACAACAATGAAAACTTAATTGtagaaaaattacaaattgGCAGTTTCATCACAGATCAATCATTTGAATTTATTGAGTCAAGtgaaaccaaaaaaaaaagtaaaaaattaaaggaaaagaaaacaaaaaataaaatggaaaaaattaactataataataataataatggaaataatagtaaatacAATTATGATATCAACTGTTTGAAAAAGGAAGGAGAACACAAAGGAATAGGTGGTTATGCTTCATTTAACGAAAATTATAAATCTATCGAATCTTATCGCTCTAatgattttcatttttcttcaaGGAATGAATACAGAATAAAACCATTAAAATTGAATCACAATTTTTTGACCACTCCTAAAAAAGTTCATAGAAATTCTACAACTgctaatacaaaaaaaaataaaatttttcaaaatttttttcctctgTATGATATTGAAGGAGAGTTATGGCAAATGAAATCcgagaaaacaaaaaagtttGTACCCCATTTTGGAAATGAGTAA